The Musa acuminata AAA Group cultivar baxijiao chromosome BXJ2-2, Cavendish_Baxijiao_AAA, whole genome shotgun sequence genome has a segment encoding these proteins:
- the LOC135605129 gene encoding protein TPR1-like isoform X1: MSSLSRELVFLILQFLDEEKFKESFHKLEQESGFFFNMKYFEEKAQAGEWDEVEKYLSGFTKVDDNRYSMKIFFEIRKQKYLEALDRHDRATAVEILIKDLKVFSTFNEELYKEITQLLTLENFRENEQLSKYGDTKSARSIMLIELKKLIEANPLFREKLVFPTLKASRLRTLINQSLNWQHQLCKNPRPNPDIRTLFTDHTCAPPNGARASPVPVPLAAAPKAAGTYTPLGAHGPFPPQAASNASALAGWMANAAASSSVQSAVVTASSIPVPLNQVSIMKRPRTPPNTISMSDYQNVESEQLMKRLRPGSHPVDEVTYPAALPQVTWSLDDLPRVVACSLTQGSNVTSMDFHPSHHTVLLVGSVNGEITLWEIGLREKLVSKQFRVWEMAACSPQFQSAIVKDSSISITRVIWSPDGNLIGIAFTKHLIHLHGYQAPNDLCQVIEIDAHVGGVNDIAFSHPSKQLCVVTCGDDKLIKVWDLNGQRLFVFEGHEAPVYSICPHRKENIQFIFSTSLDGKIKAWLYDNIGSRVDYDAPGRWSTTMLYSADGSRLFSCGTSKDGDCFLVEWNESEGSIKRQYTGFRKKSTVVVQFDTAQNHFLAAGEDNLIKFWDVDNINMLTSTEADGGLPSRPRLRFNKEGNLLAVTTVDNGFKILANADGLRILRSFGSRSLEPFRAQHEASPIKVSCSPVVANISPNISIVDRLDRNSPAKPSIILSGGDPTPRNVDNKPKISEELQDKMKSWELAEILNAKQCRVASMPDTDSACKVARLLYTNSGVGLLALGSNAIQRLWKWSRNEQNPSGKATASVVPQHWQPNSGLLMTNDASDTNSEEAVPCIALSKNDSYVMSACGGKISLFNMMTFKVMTTFMSPPPASTFLAFHPQDNNIIAIGMEDSTIHIYNVRVDEVKTKLKGHQKRISGLAFSNNLGILVSSGADAQLCIWNTETWEKKKSLAIQLPTGKTPASDTRVQFNSDQSRLFVVHETQLAIYDASNTERIQQWVPQDALSAPISYASYSCNSQLVYASFCDGNIGVFDADNLRLRCRIAPSAYMTPAAASSNLPVYPLVIAVHPQEPNQFAVGLADGAVKVFEPLESEGKWGAPVPVDNGVHGSRAQASSTTSNSAVDQLQR, encoded by the exons ATGTCATCGCTAAGCCGGGAGCTGGTGTTCCTCATACTCCAGTTCCTGGATGAGGAGAAGTTCAAGGAATCGTTCCACAA GCTAGAGCAGGAATCGGGGTTTTTCTTTAATATGAAATACTTTGAGGAGAAGGCACAGGCGGGAGAGTGGGATGAGGTGGAGAAGTATCTATCGGGGTTCACTAAGGTTGATGATAATAGGTACTCGATGAAGATTTTCTTCGAGATTAGGAAACAGAAGTATTTGGAGGCGCTTGACAG GCATGACAGGGCAACGGCAGTTGAAATACTAATAAAGGATCTCAAGGTTTTCTCGACATTTAATGAGGAGTTGTATAAAGAGATTACTCAGCTTCTCACCCTTGAAAATTTTAG GGAAAATGAACAGTTATCTAAATATGGTGATACTAAGTCTGCCCGAAGTATCATGCTTATAGAACTGAAGAAACTAATTGAAGCAAATCCTCTCTTTAGGGAGAAGCTAGTTTTTCCTACTCTTAAAGCTTCACGGTTGCGAACTCTGATTAACCAAAG CTTGAACTGGCAGCATCAGCTGTGTAAGAATCCAAGGCCAAATCCTGACATCAGGACATTATTCACAGACCATACTTGTGCTCCTCCAAATGGAGCTCGTGCTTCACCAGTACCTGTTCCGCTTGCAGCTGCACCAAAAGCTGCTGGTACATATACACCACTTGGGGCTCATGGG CCGTTTCCACCTCAGGCAGCTTCAAATGCTAGTGCTTTAGCTGGTTGGATGGCTAATGCTGCTGCTTCATCCTCTGTCCAGTCTGCTGTCGTTACAGCATCATCAATACCTGTTCCACTGAATCAAG TTTCTATCATGAAACGCCCAAGAACTCCTCCAAATACCATCAGCATGTCGGACTATCAAAATGTGGAATCTGAGCAGCTGATGAAGCGTCTGCGGCCTGGTTCACATCCAGTCGATGAG GTCACATATCCTGCTGCTCTTCCACAAGTTACATGGTCATTGGATGACCTGCCAAGAGTTGTAGCTTGCTCCTTGACACAGGGATCCAATGTGACTAGCATGGATTTTCATCCTTCTCATCACACAGTACTTCTTG TGGGATCTGTAAATGGTGAAATCACACTATGGGAGATTGGTCTCAGAGAAAAGCTGGTGTCAAAGCAGTTCAGAGTATGGGAAATGGCTGCTTGTTCACCGCAATTCCAG AGTGCCATTGTCAAAGACTCTTCTATATCAATTACCCGAGTTATTTGGAGTCCAGATGGAAATTTGATTg GGATTGCATTCACGAAACACTTGATTCATTTACATGGATATCAGGCACCAAATGATCTCTGCCAAGTTATCGAG ATTGATGCTCATGTTGGAGGAGTCAATGACATAGCATTCTCTCATCCAAGTAAACAACTTTGCGTGGTCACTTGTGGAGATGATAAGCTTATAAAG GTGTGGGATTTAAATGGTCAAAGGCTTTTTGTCTTTGAAGGACATGAGGCACCTGTCTATTCTATTTGCCCCCACCGCAAAGAAAATATTCAG TTTATCTTCTCAACTTCCCTTGATGGAAAAATAAAAGCATGGCTGTATGACAATATAGGGTCCAGAGTTGACTATGATGCTCCTGGGCGTTGGAGTACCACAATGCTTTATAGTGCTGATGGAAGTCG ATTGTTCTCATGTGGAACTAGCAAAGATGGAGACTGTTTTCTTGTTGAGTGGAATGAAAGTGAAGGATCCATAAAGAGGCAATACACTGGCTTCCGGAAGAAGTCCACTGTTGTTGTGCAGTTTGATACtgcacaaaatcattttttggcTGCTGGAGAagataatttaataaaattttgggATGTAGACAACATTAACATGCTTACAAGCACTGAAGCTGATGGTGGACTTCCT AGTCGTCCACGATTGAGATTTAACAAGGAAGGAAATCTTCTTGCTGTTACAACTGTAGATAATGGCTTTAAGATACTAGCTAATGCAGATGGTCTTAGGATCTTACGATCCTTTGGAAGTCGCTCCTTGGAACCATTTAGAGCTCAACATGAAGCTTCTCCTATCAAG GTTTCATGTTCACCTGTGGTGGCAAATATCTCACCAAACATCAGCATTGTGGACCGTTTGGACAGAAATTCTCCTGCAAAGCCCTCTATTATTCTT AGTGGGGGTGATCCAACTCCTAGGAATGTAGATAATAAGCCAAAAATTTCAGAAGAGTTGCAGGATAAGATGAAGTCATGGGAGTTGGCTGAAATTTTGAATGCAAAACAATGCCGAGTTGCTAGCATGCCAGATACTGATTCTGCCTGCAAG GTTGCAAGGCTTCTTTACACAAATTCTGGTGTTGGCTTATTAGCTTTGGGGTCTAATGCTATTCAGAGACTGTGGAAGTGGAGCCGCAATGAGCAAAACCCCAGTGGCAAG GCCACTGCCAGTGTTGTTCCACAACATTGGCAACCAaacagtggtcttcttatgaCTAATGATGCATCAGATACAAACTCTGAAGAGGCAGTCCCTTGTATTGCGCTTTCAAAGAATGATTCATATGTCATGTCTGCATGTGGCGGGAAAATTTCTTTGTTTAATATGATGACATTTAAG GTAATGACAACATTCATGTCCCCCCCACCAGCTTCGACATTTTTAGCATTCCATCCACAGGACAACAACATTATAGCAATTGGAATGGAAGATTCAACCATCCACATATACAATGTTAGGGTGGATGAG GTCAAAACAAAACTGAAGGGTCACCAGAAGCGCATAAGTGGGTTAGCATTTTCAAACAATCTTGGTATCCTTGTATCTTCAGGTGCTGATGCACAG CTTTGCATATGGAACACGGAGACCTGGGAGAAAAAGAAATCTCTGGCTATTCAATTGCCTACTGGAAAGACACCAGCTAGTGATACCCGGGTCCAGTTTAATTCTGATCAAAGTCGCTTGTTTGTAGTCCATGAAACACAGCTAGCTATATATGATGCCTCCAACACTGAGCGTATCCAACAG TGGGTTCCTCAAGATGCCCTATCTGCTCCTATATCATATGCATCATACTCGTGCAACAGTCAACTTGTTTATGCTTCCTTCTGTGATGGTAATATTGGTGTGTTTGATGCTGACAACTTGCGATTGCGATGCCGAATTGCCCCATCGGCGTACATGACTCCTGCTGCTGCAAGCAG CAACCTGCCAGTGTACCCTCTTGTCATTGCGGTGCATCCACAAGAGCCAAATCAGTTTGCTGTTGGTTTGGCAGATGGAGCAGTTAAAGTATTCGAGCCTTTGGAGTCTGAAGGAAAATGGGGAGCTCCTGTACCGGTTGATAATGGGGTACATGGTAGCAGGGCGCAAGCATCATCGACTACAAGCAATTCTGCAGTGGACCAGCTCCAAAGATGA
- the LOC135605129 gene encoding protein TPR1-like isoform X2, translating into MVEQEKDLKKTQKLLAEYRENEQLSKYGDTKSARSIMLIELKKLIEANPLFREKLVFPTLKASRLRTLINQSLNWQHQLCKNPRPNPDIRTLFTDHTCAPPNGARASPVPVPLAAAPKAAGTYTPLGAHGPFPPQAASNASALAGWMANAAASSSVQSAVVTASSIPVPLNQVSIMKRPRTPPNTISMSDYQNVESEQLMKRLRPGSHPVDEVTYPAALPQVTWSLDDLPRVVACSLTQGSNVTSMDFHPSHHTVLLVGSVNGEITLWEIGLREKLVSKQFRVWEMAACSPQFQSAIVKDSSISITRVIWSPDGNLIGIAFTKHLIHLHGYQAPNDLCQVIEIDAHVGGVNDIAFSHPSKQLCVVTCGDDKLIKVWDLNGQRLFVFEGHEAPVYSICPHRKENIQFIFSTSLDGKIKAWLYDNIGSRVDYDAPGRWSTTMLYSADGSRLFSCGTSKDGDCFLVEWNESEGSIKRQYTGFRKKSTVVVQFDTAQNHFLAAGEDNLIKFWDVDNINMLTSTEADGGLPSRPRLRFNKEGNLLAVTTVDNGFKILANADGLRILRSFGSRSLEPFRAQHEASPIKVSCSPVVANISPNISIVDRLDRNSPAKPSIILSGGDPTPRNVDNKPKISEELQDKMKSWELAEILNAKQCRVASMPDTDSACKVARLLYTNSGVGLLALGSNAIQRLWKWSRNEQNPSGKATASVVPQHWQPNSGLLMTNDASDTNSEEAVPCIALSKNDSYVMSACGGKISLFNMMTFKVMTTFMSPPPASTFLAFHPQDNNIIAIGMEDSTIHIYNVRVDEVKTKLKGHQKRISGLAFSNNLGILVSSGADAQLCIWNTETWEKKKSLAIQLPTGKTPASDTRVQFNSDQSRLFVVHETQLAIYDASNTERIQQWVPQDALSAPISYASYSCNSQLVYASFCDGNIGVFDADNLRLRCRIAPSAYMTPAAASSNLPVYPLVIAVHPQEPNQFAVGLADGAVKVFEPLESEGKWGAPVPVDNGVHGSRAQASSTTSNSAVDQLQR; encoded by the exons ATGGTAGAACAAGAAAAAGATTTGAAAAAAACGCAAAAACTACTTGCAGAATACAG GGAAAATGAACAGTTATCTAAATATGGTGATACTAAGTCTGCCCGAAGTATCATGCTTATAGAACTGAAGAAACTAATTGAAGCAAATCCTCTCTTTAGGGAGAAGCTAGTTTTTCCTACTCTTAAAGCTTCACGGTTGCGAACTCTGATTAACCAAAG CTTGAACTGGCAGCATCAGCTGTGTAAGAATCCAAGGCCAAATCCTGACATCAGGACATTATTCACAGACCATACTTGTGCTCCTCCAAATGGAGCTCGTGCTTCACCAGTACCTGTTCCGCTTGCAGCTGCACCAAAAGCTGCTGGTACATATACACCACTTGGGGCTCATGGG CCGTTTCCACCTCAGGCAGCTTCAAATGCTAGTGCTTTAGCTGGTTGGATGGCTAATGCTGCTGCTTCATCCTCTGTCCAGTCTGCTGTCGTTACAGCATCATCAATACCTGTTCCACTGAATCAAG TTTCTATCATGAAACGCCCAAGAACTCCTCCAAATACCATCAGCATGTCGGACTATCAAAATGTGGAATCTGAGCAGCTGATGAAGCGTCTGCGGCCTGGTTCACATCCAGTCGATGAG GTCACATATCCTGCTGCTCTTCCACAAGTTACATGGTCATTGGATGACCTGCCAAGAGTTGTAGCTTGCTCCTTGACACAGGGATCCAATGTGACTAGCATGGATTTTCATCCTTCTCATCACACAGTACTTCTTG TGGGATCTGTAAATGGTGAAATCACACTATGGGAGATTGGTCTCAGAGAAAAGCTGGTGTCAAAGCAGTTCAGAGTATGGGAAATGGCTGCTTGTTCACCGCAATTCCAG AGTGCCATTGTCAAAGACTCTTCTATATCAATTACCCGAGTTATTTGGAGTCCAGATGGAAATTTGATTg GGATTGCATTCACGAAACACTTGATTCATTTACATGGATATCAGGCACCAAATGATCTCTGCCAAGTTATCGAG ATTGATGCTCATGTTGGAGGAGTCAATGACATAGCATTCTCTCATCCAAGTAAACAACTTTGCGTGGTCACTTGTGGAGATGATAAGCTTATAAAG GTGTGGGATTTAAATGGTCAAAGGCTTTTTGTCTTTGAAGGACATGAGGCACCTGTCTATTCTATTTGCCCCCACCGCAAAGAAAATATTCAG TTTATCTTCTCAACTTCCCTTGATGGAAAAATAAAAGCATGGCTGTATGACAATATAGGGTCCAGAGTTGACTATGATGCTCCTGGGCGTTGGAGTACCACAATGCTTTATAGTGCTGATGGAAGTCG ATTGTTCTCATGTGGAACTAGCAAAGATGGAGACTGTTTTCTTGTTGAGTGGAATGAAAGTGAAGGATCCATAAAGAGGCAATACACTGGCTTCCGGAAGAAGTCCACTGTTGTTGTGCAGTTTGATACtgcacaaaatcattttttggcTGCTGGAGAagataatttaataaaattttgggATGTAGACAACATTAACATGCTTACAAGCACTGAAGCTGATGGTGGACTTCCT AGTCGTCCACGATTGAGATTTAACAAGGAAGGAAATCTTCTTGCTGTTACAACTGTAGATAATGGCTTTAAGATACTAGCTAATGCAGATGGTCTTAGGATCTTACGATCCTTTGGAAGTCGCTCCTTGGAACCATTTAGAGCTCAACATGAAGCTTCTCCTATCAAG GTTTCATGTTCACCTGTGGTGGCAAATATCTCACCAAACATCAGCATTGTGGACCGTTTGGACAGAAATTCTCCTGCAAAGCCCTCTATTATTCTT AGTGGGGGTGATCCAACTCCTAGGAATGTAGATAATAAGCCAAAAATTTCAGAAGAGTTGCAGGATAAGATGAAGTCATGGGAGTTGGCTGAAATTTTGAATGCAAAACAATGCCGAGTTGCTAGCATGCCAGATACTGATTCTGCCTGCAAG GTTGCAAGGCTTCTTTACACAAATTCTGGTGTTGGCTTATTAGCTTTGGGGTCTAATGCTATTCAGAGACTGTGGAAGTGGAGCCGCAATGAGCAAAACCCCAGTGGCAAG GCCACTGCCAGTGTTGTTCCACAACATTGGCAACCAaacagtggtcttcttatgaCTAATGATGCATCAGATACAAACTCTGAAGAGGCAGTCCCTTGTATTGCGCTTTCAAAGAATGATTCATATGTCATGTCTGCATGTGGCGGGAAAATTTCTTTGTTTAATATGATGACATTTAAG GTAATGACAACATTCATGTCCCCCCCACCAGCTTCGACATTTTTAGCATTCCATCCACAGGACAACAACATTATAGCAATTGGAATGGAAGATTCAACCATCCACATATACAATGTTAGGGTGGATGAG GTCAAAACAAAACTGAAGGGTCACCAGAAGCGCATAAGTGGGTTAGCATTTTCAAACAATCTTGGTATCCTTGTATCTTCAGGTGCTGATGCACAG CTTTGCATATGGAACACGGAGACCTGGGAGAAAAAGAAATCTCTGGCTATTCAATTGCCTACTGGAAAGACACCAGCTAGTGATACCCGGGTCCAGTTTAATTCTGATCAAAGTCGCTTGTTTGTAGTCCATGAAACACAGCTAGCTATATATGATGCCTCCAACACTGAGCGTATCCAACAG TGGGTTCCTCAAGATGCCCTATCTGCTCCTATATCATATGCATCATACTCGTGCAACAGTCAACTTGTTTATGCTTCCTTCTGTGATGGTAATATTGGTGTGTTTGATGCTGACAACTTGCGATTGCGATGCCGAATTGCCCCATCGGCGTACATGACTCCTGCTGCTGCAAGCAG CAACCTGCCAGTGTACCCTCTTGTCATTGCGGTGCATCCACAAGAGCCAAATCAGTTTGCTGTTGGTTTGGCAGATGGAGCAGTTAAAGTATTCGAGCCTTTGGAGTCTGAAGGAAAATGGGGAGCTCCTGTACCGGTTGATAATGGGGTACATGGTAGCAGGGCGCAAGCATCATCGACTACAAGCAATTCTGCAGTGGACCAGCTCCAAAGATGA